From the genome of Hathewaya histolytica, one region includes:
- a CDS encoding bifunctional metallophosphatase/5'-nucleotidase, translated as MNIRILHTNDIHSRFEVFSKIVSKIRELKNHNTLILDAGDFNDFMRIEVQGTSGKAGCSLLNMAGYDAIAVGNNEGFAGVEILETMTSTELIPFLSCNLYKDDMTYIKNLKRSIIIERGGFKFLIIGTTPPYNEFFSLSNMYASNPIEAIKMEIENNKGKYDICIVLSHSGINEDLLFAEKLDGIDVIIGGHSHTLMESPKMVNGTIIHQSGKYAEHLGVLDIEIKDGRIVDFSGENIEIENIIEDINITKEILNQKGIAIETLSKPLYKIDCDIWHDVVEENPMTNFLADALKDIIPCDLSIINSGVINGGIRKGDVSNKKLLEIGPSPLNPTYMEIKGKYIKEALSLSLQAEVCLQDGKGPGFRGKYLGKLHVSGAIIEHNGKDILSVKLKDGNLEDQKIYKVATSDYLQRGTGYKSLSNNKNEKYNSEYIRDVLREYLDKKIFLEKCFIDRWIRQEDM; from the coding sequence ATGAATATAAGGATACTACACACTAACGACATTCACAGTAGATTTGAAGTATTTTCAAAAATAGTAAGTAAAATAAGAGAACTTAAAAATCACAATACCTTAATTCTTGATGCAGGAGATTTTAATGATTTTATGAGAATAGAAGTTCAAGGGACAAGTGGCAAGGCTGGTTGCAGTTTGTTAAATATGGCAGGGTATGATGCTATAGCTGTTGGAAATAATGAAGGATTTGCTGGAGTAGAAATTCTTGAGACTATGACTTCAACAGAATTGATTCCCTTTCTCTCTTGTAATTTATATAAGGATGACATGACTTATATTAAGAATTTAAAACGTAGCATTATTATAGAAAGAGGAGGATTTAAGTTTCTAATTATAGGAACAACACCGCCATATAATGAATTTTTTTCACTATCAAATATGTATGCTTCTAATCCTATTGAGGCAATTAAAATGGAGATTGAAAATAATAAAGGTAAATATGATATATGCATAGTACTTAGCCATTCTGGAATTAATGAGGATTTGTTATTTGCTGAAAAATTAGATGGAATTGATGTAATAATAGGTGGTCACAGCCATACTCTTATGGAAAGTCCTAAAATGGTAAATGGCACAATAATTCATCAATCGGGAAAATATGCTGAACATCTAGGGGTTCTTGATATTGAAATAAAAGATGGAAGAATTGTAGACTTTAGTGGAGAGAATATAGAAATTGAAAATATAATTGAAGACATTAATATTACTAAGGAAATTTTGAATCAGAAAGGAATTGCGATAGAGACTTTAAGCAAACCACTTTATAAAATAGATTGTGACATATGGCATGACGTTGTTGAGGAAAATCCCATGACTAATTTTTTAGCAGATGCCTTAAAGGATATAATACCTTGTGACTTAAGCATAATTAACAGCGGTGTAATAAATGGTGGTATAAGAAAAGGTGATGTTTCAAATAAGAAACTTCTTGAAATAGGACCTTCACCATTGAATCCAACTTACATGGAGATTAAAGGTAAATATATAAAAGAAGCACTAAGTTTATCACTTCAAGCTGAAGTATGCTTGCAAGATGGGAAAGGTCCTGGATTTAGAGGGAAATACCTTGGAAAACTTCATGTATCAGGTGCTATTATTGAGCATAATGGAAAGGACATATTAAGTGTAAAACTTAAAGATGGTAATCTTGAAGACCAAAAGATATACAAAGTAGCAACATCTGATTATCTACAAAGAGGGACAGGCTATAAAAGCTTATCAAATAACAAAAATGAAAAATACAACTCAGAATATATAAGAGATGTTTTAAGAGAATATTTAGATAAAAAAATATTTTTAGAAAAATGTTTTATAGATAGGTGGATAAGACAAGAGGATATGTAA
- a CDS encoding AraC family transcriptional regulator — MEWLERLNESIQYIESNLDGKIEYERAAKIACCTAYHFQRMFSYIAGVPLSEYIRNRRLTRAAFDLQSGDKVIDVSLRYGYESPTAFNRAFQKVHSVSPSVAQKEGTFLKAYPPISFKITIKGVGEMKYSIVKKEQIRIVGIKTPLEKNIEENFKTVPNLWQEAAQSGVINQIVSLMEPDSRGILGVSACMDSLERWEYYIATKTDKEVPKGMNECIIPAGTWAVFPGEGAMPMAIQEIEKRIITEWLPTSGYEYADAPDIELYLNQDPANAKFEVWIPIRKK; from the coding sequence ATGGAATGGTTAGAAAGATTAAATGAATCAATTCAATATATTGAATCAAATCTAGATGGAAAAATTGAATATGAAAGGGCAGCAAAAATTGCTTGTTGTACTGCATATCACTTTCAAAGAATGTTTTCATATATAGCAGGAGTACCACTATCAGAATATATAAGAAATAGAAGATTAACAAGAGCAGCTTTTGATTTACAAAGTGGAGATAAGGTCATTGATGTATCATTGCGTTATGGATATGAGTCTCCAACTGCTTTTAATAGGGCTTTTCAAAAGGTACATTCTGTATCGCCTTCAGTGGCACAAAAAGAGGGAACCTTCCTAAAAGCATATCCTCCTATTAGTTTTAAAATAACAATAAAAGGAGTAGGAGAAATGAAATATAGTATAGTTAAAAAGGAACAAATTAGAATAGTAGGGATAAAAACACCATTAGAAAAGAATATTGAGGAGAATTTTAAAACTGTACCAAACTTATGGCAAGAGGCAGCACAAAGTGGCGTAATTAATCAGATAGTATCTCTCATGGAGCCAGATTCTAGGGGAATATTAGGTGTTAGTGCTTGTATGGATAGCTTAGAAAGATGGGAATATTATATAGCTACGAAAACAGACAAAGAAGTACCTAAGGGGATGAATGAATGTATAATACCAGCAGGTACTTGGGCAGTTTTCCCTGGAGAGGGTGCTATGCCAATGGCAATTCAAGAAATAGAAAAAAGAATAATTACAGAATGGTTACCAACTTCAGGATATGAATATGCAGATGCACCAGATATTGAATTATATTTAAATCAAGATCCAGCTAATGCAAAATTTGAAGTTTGGATACCAATTAGAAAGAAATAG
- a CDS encoding AraC family transcriptional regulator — MNYSKAILQCIEYIEENIKMDLTPELIARECGYSTFHFCRVFSISQGITLMEYVKKRRLALAAIDLFKGNKIIDIALEYGFETHTGFSRAFKKEYGFTPTQYLKRMDGYFGEKPILEIGGYIMNPIIIKKSEFKVAGYGIRTNVANRNYTKDIASFWSNYDGENLESKMYKILEPPKHGEVGLCVSSNDQNGDAVYLLGVIVDDFTKVTDDMLTVEVPEATYAVFTTPPVDTTKDPEQNEFASVIKQTWKYIFEEWFKDSEYIFDESKMDFEFYDERCHGRKDTVMEIYVPVLKR; from the coding sequence TTGAATTATAGTAAGGCTATATTGCAATGTATTGAGTATATTGAAGAAAATATAAAGATGGATTTAACACCAGAATTAATAGCGAGAGAATGTGGATATTCTACTTTTCATTTTTGTAGAGTATTTAGTATTAGTCAAGGAATTACTTTAATGGAGTATGTTAAAAAAAGAAGGCTAGCCTTAGCAGCGATTGATTTATTTAAGGGAAATAAAATAATAGATATTGCTCTAGAGTATGGATTTGAGACACATACTGGATTTTCAAGAGCTTTTAAAAAAGAATACGGTTTTACTCCTACGCAATATTTAAAACGTATGGATGGTTATTTTGGTGAAAAACCAATATTAGAAATTGGAGGTTATATAATGAATCCTATTATTATTAAAAAATCAGAGTTTAAAGTTGCAGGGTATGGCATTAGGACTAATGTTGCTAATAGAAACTACACAAAAGATATTGCTTCATTTTGGAGCAATTATGATGGAGAAAATCTAGAAAGTAAAATGTACAAAATTTTAGAACCACCAAAGCATGGGGAGGTTGGTCTGTGTGTATCATCAAATGATCAAAATGGGGATGCAGTATATCTTCTTGGGGTTATAGTCGATGATTTTACAAAAGTTACAGATGACATGTTAACAGTAGAAGTGCCAGAGGCAACCTATGCTGTATTTACAACGCCGCCAGTAGACACAACTAAGGATCCCGAGCAGAATGAATTTGCAAGTGTAATAAAGCAAACGTGGAAATATATATTTGAAGAGTGGTTTAAGGATAGTGAATATATATTTGATGAAAGTAAGATGGATTTTGAATTTTATGATGAGAGATGTCACGGCAGAAAAGACACTGTAATGGAAATTTATGTTCCTGTATTGAAACGATAG